TGTTTACCGGCGACAAGGTAAACGTCCCTATCCTGGGACTGGTGGAGAACATGTCATGGTTCACACCGGCAGAGCTGCCCGAGAACCGCTACTACCTCTTCGGCAAGGAGGGCTGCAAAAGGCTTGCCGCCGAAAAGGGATATGCCCTGCTGGGACAGATCCCCATCATGCAGAGCATCCGCGAGGCGGGCGACGACGGGCAGCCCGTCGCCCTGCAGGAAGATAGCATCACCGGCATGGCTTTCGCTGAGCTGGCTGACAACGTGGTGGCAGCAGTGGACAGGCGCAACCGGGAACTACCCCGCACCGGTATCGTTGAAATCACACACAAATGACCATCGACAAACGAGACATAGGACATCCTCTTCACAGCTTTCGCTACTGCCCCCGTTGCGGAGCGGCATCTTTTGCTGTAAAGAATGAGAAAGCGAAGCAGTGTGACGCCTGTGGTTTTGTCTACTATTTCAACTCCTCAGCAGCGGTGGTTGCACTCATCGAAAACGAGAAGGGAGAGATACTGGTAGCCCGTCGCGCCCATGAACCTGCCAAGGGGACATTTGATTTGCCCGGTGGCTTCATCGACATGTATGAGACTGCCGAGGAGGCGGTATGCAGGGAGGTGCTCGAGGAGACAGGACTCACCGTCACATCGACCGGCTATCTTTTCTCCATTCCCAATATTTACCTATATTCAGGCTTCGAAGTGCATACCGTGGATCTCTTCTTTAGATGCAAGATAAATGACATCAGCGCGTTAGGTGCCCACGACGATGTGGAAGAGCTGTTGTTCCTGCCACCCGGAGAGATCGACCCCGCTGATTTCGGACTCACTTCGATTCGTAAAGGAATAGAAAAAATCTTACAGATAGTTATTTAATCCCTACCCGATAGAGAGATGAATTGCGGAAGGGAGCAATCAGGATCATCATGAAAAGAATATTTTTTTTACTGACACTTATGTCCCTGCTGCAGCTATCGCTTGCTCAGCGGACGGTATACCACGCTGAGCCGGAGAAGCTCTTCAACCAGGGAAAAGAGATGTTCCTCGAAGGTAACTATGCAGGAGTCGAAGATCTGCTGACCCGCTTTAGTGCCATGAGCGACAACGTGCGATTGAAGGAGGAGGCTGCCTACATGCAGGCTGTTGCTTCATTCAAACGGGGCAGCGAAGAAAGCAGCGAGCTGCTGGAAACCTTCCTCAACAGGTACCCTGAAAGCGTTCACCGTCATTCGCTGCTGTTCCTGATAGGCTCCGCCCATTACGACCGGAAAGAGTGGGAAGCAGCCCGCAACTGGTTTCAACAGGCAGATCTGGACTACCTCACCCTCACCGACCAGGAAGACTACAGCTTCCGCCTGGGATACACGGAACTGCAACTGGGCAACCTGAAGGAGGCCGCACGTCTCTTTGGCCTGCTTTCCCTCAACAGCAACAAGTATCGTGACGCGGCCAACTTCTACCTGGGTTACATCGACTATTCCAACAAGGATTACAGCACCGCATTGAATCGTTTCCGGCGACTGAAAGATCACCCCGAGTACCGGGAAGAGGTAGCCTTCTACACAGCCCAGGCAACCTTCTTCGACGGAAAACTCGAGGAGGCGGTTCGACTCTCTGAATCATTCCTGTCTCAATATCCCGGGAGCGACCACCTGACCGAAATGAACCGTGTGCTGGGCAACAGCTATTTTCGCCTCGGACAACCTTCCCGGGCGATTCCATCGTACGAGAGATACATTTCTTCAGTTGCCAAGCCACTGCGGGGAGATGCCTATTTCCTCGGGCTTTCCTATGCCGGGAATGGCAAGCAGGAAGAGGCACTCACAATGTTTCAGCAGGCGGTGGGGGAAGCGGATGCATTGACACAGAATGCACAACTGCAACTGGGGCAGACCTATCTGGCGTTGAACCGAAAGCAGGAAGCACAAATGGCATTCGAAGCAGCTGCACGCAACAACTTCGATCCGCAGGTACGTGAGACAGCCATGTTCAACTATGCCCTGCTGGCACATGAGACCAATTTCTCCGTCTTCAGTGAATCGATCACTCTTTTCGAGAACTTCCTTCGGGAATTTCCACAATCGGTTTATACCGATCAGGTGAATGACATCCTGGCAGAAACCTTTCTCACCACAAAAGACTACCAGGCAGCGCTCAACGCCATCAACCGAATACAAAACCCCGGTCGTCGCATCCTGGAGGCTAAGCAGATGGTCCTCTTCCAGCTGGGAGCCCAGGAGTTTATCAACGGTAACATGAATAAAGCCGTAGAGTTCTTCAACAACAGTATCAGCATCGGCAATTACGACCTCAAGGCACGTAACAGTGCCTGGTACTGGCGGGGCGAGTCCTATTACCGGATGGGCAACTACATTCAGGCAGCCACTGATTTCAGGCAATTTACACAACAGGCTTCACCCACTGATGAGAACTTCGCCATGGGGTGGTACAACCTTGGTTACGCATACTTCAAACAACAACAATACAGCCAGGCGGCAAATGCCTTTGAGCGCTATCTCTCCGCAGAGAACAACAGCCGCAAGGCTGAGGCAGCCGATGCCCTGAACCGAATGGGCGACAGCTATTATTTCAACCGGCAGTTTGCGGAGGCGGAGCGATATTACGCACGGGCTGCCGACAGCAACCCGTCAGCAGCCGACTATGCTGCCTATCAACGCGCATTCGTGATGGGTCTCCAGCGCAACTACCAGGGTAAGATCACGGCTCTCGACAACCTGATGCGCAGCTATCCCAACTCACAATACATCGATGATGCCCTCTACGAGAAGAGCAGATCACTCACCATGCTCAACAGGGAGCAGGAAGCCATCGCGGTGTTGCAAAAGCTTGTATCCGATTTCCCAAAAAGTCCGCTGGCCGGTCAGGGAGGGGTACAGCTGGGGCAGCTCTACTACAACAGCGGCAATTACAGGGAGAGCATTGCCGCATACAAGAGTGTGGTCTCCAACTTCCCCGGCACGGATGATGCGCGCACTGCCCTTGTCTCACTCGAGACTGTCTATCGTGACATGAACGATATCCAGTCGTACGTGGATTATGCCAACTCTGTTCCGGGAGGCGTACGGATCACACCCTCTCGTCAGGACTCACTCACATACCTCGCTGCCGAGAGCGTCTACATGCGCGGCAACAGTGCCGATGCCGAAACATCACTGACGAAGTATCTGCAGTCATATCCCAACGGCGCCTACAGCAGTGATGCACACTACTGGCTGGGAGTGATCGCCGATGAGAAGGGGAACAAGGACCAGGCACTCTCTCGTTTTCGAAGGGTGATCGATGCCGGCAACCTCAAGTTCCTCGACAATGCACTGCTCTATGCCTCACAAACAGAATACAACAACGGTAACTATCGCCAGGCGCTGGCCGACTATACGCGGCTGGCAAACGTCGCCCGAAATGCCGCCAACAAGCAAACGGCACTACTGGGTATGGTGCGTTGCCAGTCAGCGATGAATGGATACCACGAGGCTGCCCGTACTGCCACCGAACTGCTGGAGAGCAGTTCTCTCTCTCAGGAGATGGTGACCGAGGCACGTTGGTTGCGGGGGAAAGCCTATCAACAGATCAACGAAGTAGAGAAGGCGATGGATGACTTCCGTTTCCTTGCAAACGACACACGCAGCATCCAGGGTGCGGAAGCACAGTTTATCCTGGCCGACACCTACTACCGCTGGAAGTCATACGATCGTGCGGAAGCACAGGTGAAGGAGTTCATGCAGAAAGGCACCCCCCACCAGTACTGGATGGCCAGGGCTCTGATCGTGCTCTCTGACACCTACCGTGACAAGGGAGACAATTTTCAGGCACGTCAGTACCTGGAGAGCCTCAGAAGCAACTACAAGGGCGAAGAGGAAGATATCCGGCAGATGATCAATGAACGGCTCAACCAATGAGAATAGGATGAATCACAATAACAACAAAACGCTCAATTTATCAAAATGAGAAAAACATATATTACCCTGGCACTCCTTGCTTTTACGGCGGGACTCATGGCTCAGACACAAGACTCACTCCTGAGAAGGCAACTGGAACTGGAGCGCGATTTCAATCCCACCCTGCTCGATGCTGACAAGCTCAACTCGCTGCCTTCACTCCGTGAACCCGAGGTACAGAAGGCAAACACCAACTACTCCACCTGGGCGGGACGGATCACCCCGCCGCTGGAGATTGCCCTGCCTCGTCCCGGTAACATGATGACTGCCATTCCCTACCGGAAAGAAAAGGGTTATCTTACATTTCAGGCCGGGAACTATGCCAACATTGACGGTGCTTTCGGCTACAGACTCATTGAAAAAGAGAGACAGAGGCTGGCCTTCACCTTCACCCATCAATCGGCCAATGGTGAGGTTGATTATACGCAGGAGAGCGATCCCCAAAGCAGCGATCTCTTTTTCATGGACAACCGTGGTGAGCTCTCTTTCCTTCACCGGGGAGATGCCAGCAACATCACCTTGTCTCTCTCCTATCTCCATTCGCTCTTCAACTACTATGGCAACCACCACTTTGGCAATGTGGGCTACTTCAACGATGAGAAGCAGCGATTGGGTATGCTGAAAGCCACCCTCGGTCTGAAGTCGAAACCGTCTGACATGTTGAACTACCACGGGACACTCGACCTGAGAAACTTCACTACAGGCCTTGCCTTTCCTGGCTTGCTCGACCCATTAAAGGGAAATGAGATCCGGATCAGTGGCGGACTTGACAAACCTTTCCGCAACAGGACCACCAAGGCAGGTGTCGAGGGCAGCCTGGTGACCGCCCTCTATGGCGGTGACTGGGACAACTATCTCCTGCTGAACGCTGCTCCCTACCTTCGCTACGAAGGGCTTAACCGCTCAGCCCGTCTCGGTGTTGACATTCTTTTCCAGACAGGAGATGAGACCCGCGTGCGGGTCGCACCAAACGTGGCTCTGCAACTTGGTATCACAGAGCGCACATCGCTCTATGCAAATATTCATGGCGGATTCAACCACAACACATTCCTGGATATGATGGGAGAGTCGCGCTACTTTCTCGCAACAGAGAACGTGAAACCTTCATTTTCGATTGTCGATATCGATGGAGGGTTGCGCATCGGTGAGGCGGATGGATTCCGCTTCGATCTCTTCGGTGGTTTCCGGAAAACGGATGACGAACATTTCCTGGTCCTCCACGGCACCGTGGAGGAGGATGGTCTCTGGGCGGGACCCTTTTACGAGGGACTGAAGCCATTGTACGGTGATCTGTCGCATACTCATCTGGGGGGTATGGTGCAGGTGGGAATGTGGGCCCCACTGGATCTATCGCTCAGACTCACCAAAAATTTCTACACAGTGAAGAACCTCTCATCAGGAGAAACCTTGAATGACAATCCCAAGGCATACAACAAACCGGGCCTGGAAGTAGACCTGAAGGGATCACTCGAGGTGAGTGACAAACTCAGTTTCCACATGAACTACTATTTCGCGGGGGATCGGTGGAGTTATTTTGCGGGGGAGAACAGGGAGATGGAGAACATCAACGACCTCAATCTGGGGGCTTTATACAACATCAACGATACCTTTTCGTTCAGTGTAAAAGCCAACAACATGATGAACCAGCAATATGATCTCTGGTACGGTCACCCCGCACAGGGATTTAACATAATGGGTGGATTCACTTTCCGCTTCTGATTTGCTGGATGAAACGATTTTTAATAGTTCATTTTTCCGCATTACACCGCTTTTGTTTACTTTTGTCATTGAAAGAGAGAGCTTAAAGACCGAATAGGGGAACAGACAACACTATGGGAAAGAAAAAAACAACCGGGGGTAAATCCACCAAAGGGAGCAGTCAAACGCCAAAACAGAAGATTGTCAGGACGATGTGGTCCATATTTGGTCTTGGTGTTGCCGCCCTCTTATTGCTCTTCACGCTCATCTCTGTGGGAGCAGTAGGATATCTGCCGCAAATCAGCGAGCTGGAAAATCCAATCGACAAGTATGCCTCTCAGGTCATCTCGACCGACAACGAACTGCTCTTCACCTACTCACAGAGTGACGACAACCGCATCTTTGTAGACTACTCCGATCTCTCGCCCCATCTGATCGATGCACTGATTGCCACTGAGGATATCCGTTACTACTCACACTCGGGGATTGATTTTATCAGCGTGGGAAGGGCTGTCGTCAAAACAATGTTGCTCAACAGGGAGAGCAGTGGCGGCGGAAGTACCATCACGCAGCAGCTGGCCAAGTTGCTCTACTCACCCCGTGCAAGCAATAAGCTGCAAAGGGTGTTCCAAAAACCGGTGGAATGGGTGATTGCTGCCAAACTGGAACGATTCTACACCAAAGATGAGATCATCAACCTCTACCTCAACAAGTATGACTTCAACTACAATGCCGTGGGCATTGAGTCGGCAGCACGCACCTATTTCAACAAAACACCCAAGGAGCTGAACGCCGAAGAGTCGGCCATGCTCATCGGCATGCTCAAGAACTCATCTCTTTACAACCCGGTACGTCGTTCCGAGGTGACGCGCGACCGACGCAATGTGGTGCTCTCCCAGATGGAGAAATACGACTATCTCTCTCGTCAGGAGGCCGACTCACTGAAGCAATTGCCGGTAACCATCGACTTCAACCGCTCAGGGCATGTCGATATCGCCGCACCCTACTATCGTCAGCATCTGGCCAAGATCTTGATGGCCAAGAAACCGCAACGCAAGAACTATGCCTCCTGGCAGAACCAACAGTTCAGTGAAGACTCACTCGCCTGGGCCGAGGATCCCCTCTACGGATGGTGCAACAAGAACAAAAAAGCGGATGGCTCCTCTTACGACATCTACACCGACGGACTAAAGATCTACTCCACGCTCGATTCGCGGATGCAGCGTCATGCCGAGGCCGCGGTGAAAGAACAATTGGGAGGCTACCTGCAGGAACAGTTCTTCCACGAGAAGAAGGGCAAGCAATATGCACCTTACTCCAGTGACGTGAGTGACCAGGTGGAAGATCTGCTCACCACCGCCTTGAAGCAAAGCGACCGTTACCGCATCCTAAAGAAAGAAGGTCTGAGCGATGCAGCAATACTTAAAAATTTCAAGGAGGAGAAGGTGGAGATGAAGGTCTTCTCATGGGATCAACGGGAGGTGGATACATTGATGACTCCCTGGGATTCGATCCGCTACCACAAGAACTTCCTTCGTACCGGCTTCATGGCCATGGATCCGCTGACAGGACATGTGAAAGCCTACGTGGGTGGTCCCGATTTCAAGTTCTTCAAGTATGACATGGTCTCCACCGGTAAGCGACAAATCGGATCCACCATCAAGCCCTATCTCTACACACTGGCCATGGAGGAGGGAATGACCCCCTGCGACCAGGTGATGCATCAGCCCATCACTCTGATGACCGAGACTGGAGAGGAGTGGACTCCGCGCAATCCCGGTCACACCAGCGGC
This genomic window from Dysgonomonadaceae bacterium zrk40 contains:
- a CDS encoding transglycosylase domain-containing protein, which codes for MGKKKTTGGKSTKGSSQTPKQKIVRTMWSIFGLGVAALLLLFTLISVGAVGYLPQISELENPIDKYASQVISTDNELLFTYSQSDDNRIFVDYSDLSPHLIDALIATEDIRYYSHSGIDFISVGRAVVKTMLLNRESSGGGSTITQQLAKLLYSPRASNKLQRVFQKPVEWVIAAKLERFYTKDEIINLYLNKYDFNYNAVGIESAARTYFNKTPKELNAEESAMLIGMLKNSSLYNPVRRSEVTRDRRNVVLSQMEKYDYLSRQEADSLKQLPVTIDFNRSGHVDIAAPYYRQHLAKILMAKKPQRKNYASWQNQQFSEDSLAWAEDPLYGWCNKNKKADGSSYDIYTDGLKIYSTLDSRMQRHAEAAVKEQLGGYLQEQFFHEKKGKQYAPYSSDVSDQVEDLLTTALKQSDRYRILKKEGLSDAAILKNFKEEKVEMKVFSWDQREVDTLMTPWDSIRYHKNFLRTGFMAMDPLTGHVKAYVGGPDFKFFKYDMVSTGKRQIGSTIKPYLYTLAMEEGMTPCDQVMHQPITLMTETGEEWTPRNPGHTSGSMVSIKWGLQRSSNWVTAYLMKQFSPYAFARMLGSFGLKTPAPPVVSLALGPNEASVYEMVGAYSSFINRGIRVEPMLVTRIEDSYGNEVATFVPRMKEIFSESSSYKMLDMLKGVVDGGTGSRLRRIYNLKGEMGGKTGTTNNNSDGWFMSFTPNLVAGCWVGGEERSIHFDRMAYGQGASMALPIHGIFYQKVYADKELNYTDDGKFEIPAGFNPCAGSERYSPDFYQDNDPVIDNEGIDDLFN
- a CDS encoding tetratricopeptide repeat protein, with product MKRIFFLLTLMSLLQLSLAQRTVYHAEPEKLFNQGKEMFLEGNYAGVEDLLTRFSAMSDNVRLKEEAAYMQAVASFKRGSEESSELLETFLNRYPESVHRHSLLFLIGSAHYDRKEWEAARNWFQQADLDYLTLTDQEDYSFRLGYTELQLGNLKEAARLFGLLSLNSNKYRDAANFYLGYIDYSNKDYSTALNRFRRLKDHPEYREEVAFYTAQATFFDGKLEEAVRLSESFLSQYPGSDHLTEMNRVLGNSYFRLGQPSRAIPSYERYISSVAKPLRGDAYFLGLSYAGNGKQEEALTMFQQAVGEADALTQNAQLQLGQTYLALNRKQEAQMAFEAAARNNFDPQVRETAMFNYALLAHETNFSVFSESITLFENFLREFPQSVYTDQVNDILAETFLTTKDYQAALNAINRIQNPGRRILEAKQMVLFQLGAQEFINGNMNKAVEFFNNSISIGNYDLKARNSAWYWRGESYYRMGNYIQAATDFRQFTQQASPTDENFAMGWYNLGYAYFKQQQYSQAANAFERYLSAENNSRKAEAADALNRMGDSYYFNRQFAEAERYYARAADSNPSAADYAAYQRAFVMGLQRNYQGKITALDNLMRSYPNSQYIDDALYEKSRSLTMLNREQEAIAVLQKLVSDFPKSPLAGQGGVQLGQLYYNSGNYRESIAAYKSVVSNFPGTDDARTALVSLETVYRDMNDIQSYVDYANSVPGGVRITPSRQDSLTYLAAESVYMRGNSADAETSLTKYLQSYPNGAYSSDAHYWLGVIADEKGNKDQALSRFRRVIDAGNLKFLDNALLYASQTEYNNGNYRQALADYTRLANVARNAANKQTALLGMVRCQSAMNGYHEAARTATELLESSSLSQEMVTEARWLRGKAYQQINEVEKAMDDFRFLANDTRSIQGAEAQFILADTYYRWKSYDRAEAQVKEFMQKGTPHQYWMARALIVLSDTYRDKGDNFQARQYLESLRSNYKGEEEDIRQMINERLNQ
- a CDS encoding NUDIX domain-containing protein; amino-acid sequence: MGHPLHSFRYCPRCGAASFAVKNEKAKQCDACGFVYYFNSSAAVVALIENEKGEILVARRAHEPAKGTFDLPGGFIDMYETAEEAVCREVLEETGLTVTSTGYLFSIPNIYLYSGFEVHTVDLFFRCKINDISALGAHDDVEELLFLPPGEIDPADFGLTSIRKGIEKILQIVI